Proteins encoded by one window of Acetivibrio thermocellus ATCC 27405:
- a CDS encoding phage scaffolding protein, giving the protein MEALGEGQVLLLCRLFGTADVKEQDTRGSDHEKKRSEDERRMEMTKEQLMEMGLTEEQAEKVLVIYKEDLKSFIPKARFDEVNEAKKNLEEQLKDRDKQLKDLGEKVKDNEELTKQIKDLQEANKKAKEEYETKIKNLTLDNAIKLALKEHKAKYEDLLVNKFDREKLVIKDDGTIEGLNEQIAALKENYKDLFEQPLSGHTPNNTGDNPEGGELQQIANTIRQNLGF; this is encoded by the coding sequence ATGGAAGCACTTGGTGAAGGCCAAGTGCTTTTATTATGCCGTCTTTTCGGTACTGCAGACGTAAAAGAACAGGACACTCGTGGAAGCGACCACGAAAAAAAGCGTAGTGAAGATGAAAGGAGAATGGAAATGACAAAAGAACAGTTAATGGAAATGGGGTTAACTGAAGAACAAGCTGAGAAGGTTCTAGTTATATATAAAGAAGATTTAAAAAGCTTTATCCCTAAAGCTAGATTTGATGAAGTAAATGAAGCCAAAAAGAATTTAGAGGAACAACTTAAAGACAGAGATAAGCAGTTAAAGGATCTTGGTGAAAAAGTAAAAGATAATGAAGAATTAACTAAGCAAATAAAAGACCTTCAAGAAGCCAACAAAAAAGCTAAAGAAGAGTATGAAACAAAGATTAAGAATCTTACATTAGACAACGCTATAAAACTTGCTTTAAAAGAACATAAGGCAAAATATGAGGACCTTCTTGTAAATAAGTTTGACAGAGAAAAACTCGTTATCAAAGATGATGGCACTATAGAAGGATTAAATGAACAAATAGCAGCTTTAAAAGAAAATTACAAAGACTTATTTGAGCAGCCTTTAAGTGGACATACCCCTAATAATACCGGAGATAATCCTGAGGGAGGAGAGCTTCAACAAATAGCCAATACTATCAGACAAAATTTAGGATTTTAA
- a CDS encoding phage tail terminator family protein — protein MISEIKQAIAQKIHEQYPSSTIYDEDIPQNFKTPSFLVTVIEQSYGKRLANKYNSTVSFDVAYFSDKGKNEVKSDCQAVQVNLLRAFDLVGTFRVQNLQATIVDNVLHITFDVRYSEIKTGEEIPKMQAQATNTDIKTS, from the coding sequence ATGATAAGTGAAATTAAGCAGGCTATTGCTCAGAAAATCCATGAACAGTATCCTTCATCTACTATCTACGATGAAGACATTCCTCAAAACTTCAAAACACCCTCTTTTTTGGTAACCGTCATTGAACAAAGCTATGGCAAGAGGCTCGCCAACAAATACAACAGCACCGTTTCCTTTGATGTGGCCTATTTCAGCGATAAGGGGAAAAACGAGGTCAAATCCGACTGCCAGGCGGTACAAGTGAACCTGCTACGGGCTTTCGACCTGGTGGGAACCTTCCGGGTTCAGAACCTGCAGGCAACTATCGTGGATAACGTGCTGCATATTACCTTTGATGTGAGGTATTCGGAGATAAAGACAGGCGAAGAGATTCCAAAAATGCAAGCTCAAGCAACAAATACAGATATAAAGACCAGCTAA
- a CDS encoding phage protein, with protein MINEIKAIIQNYLNNAKLCRLVVGTVTNDGIKVSDKLTIPYELIVGNLKKNLIAGQKVRLLQNHGGQQFYILEVISE; from the coding sequence ATGATTAACGAAATTAAAGCTATAATCCAAAACTACCTCAATAATGCTAAACTATGCCGGCTTGTGGTGGGCACAGTGACCAATGACGGCATCAAGGTAAGTGATAAACTCACTATTCCATATGAGCTCATAGTGGGTAATCTCAAAAAGAATTTGATTGCTGGCCAGAAAGTGCGGCTGCTCCAAAATCACGGTGGCCAGCAGTTCTATATCCTGGAGGTGATCTCCGAATGA
- a CDS encoding phage tail assembly chaperone, producing the protein MSLGSLEAFLNPVKVENKKVIVSNRFKDKDGNLVPFEIRPITQEENKMLIKKYTKRDKKGQEYFDRAEYISELTASAVVFPDLTNAELQKAYGVLGASALLQKMLYVGEYAELAQAVQELSGLDTDINEDIEEVKNA; encoded by the coding sequence ATGAGTTTAGGTTCTTTAGAGGCTTTTCTTAATCCTGTGAAAGTTGAAAATAAAAAGGTTATAGTGTCAAACAGATTCAAAGATAAAGACGGGAACCTTGTACCGTTTGAAATCCGCCCTATCACACAGGAAGAAAATAAAATGCTAATCAAGAAATACACAAAAAGGGACAAGAAAGGTCAGGAATACTTTGATAGAGCAGAGTATATATCAGAGCTTACGGCATCCGCCGTAGTATTCCCAGACCTTACAAATGCAGAACTGCAAAAAGCATACGGTGTACTAGGTGCATCTGCATTACTTCAAAAAATGTTATATGTTGGCGAGTATGCAGAATTAGCCCAGGCAGTTCAGGAATTGAGCGGACTTGACACAGATATAAATGAGGATATTGAAGAAGTAAAAAACGCATAA
- a CDS encoding phage tail sheath C-terminal domain-containing protein produces MGGTWTNQNKILPGAYLNFRTNAPLSITLGERGTVVILQEVSKGASGEMYKITALDQSKWPTGVTAEDKLLANEALKGANTVIVYNLGAEHTSEVVEQALAKLMTEDFNVLVYPYDGAAYDTIKTTIKAWVDMMRTEEGKKIQAVMANFAADDEAIINVTQGVRLVDGTELTAAQTTAWVGGVTAGAAINQSNTGRKYIGAIDVVPRMTKTEMEAAVQNGEFIFKVDTAQNVTVIYDINSLTTVTAEKGKQFTKNRVIRTLDGINNDIVEIFESNYVGKVNNNADGRSLLRATLIEYFNELQRLNAIQNFTAEDVTVSPGNDSDAVVIDCYIQPVDSVEKIYITVNLS; encoded by the coding sequence ATGGGTGGAACTTGGACGAACCAGAATAAGATCCTTCCTGGGGCATACCTTAACTTTCGGACAAATGCTCCACTTTCCATAACATTAGGGGAAAGAGGTACAGTAGTAATACTACAGGAAGTAAGCAAGGGTGCTAGTGGGGAAATGTATAAAATAACAGCACTTGACCAGAGTAAATGGCCGACAGGTGTAACAGCTGAAGATAAATTACTTGCAAATGAGGCGCTTAAAGGTGCCAATACTGTAATCGTATATAATTTGGGTGCTGAACACACCTCTGAGGTGGTTGAACAGGCTTTGGCTAAATTGATGACAGAAGATTTCAACGTATTGGTGTATCCATATGATGGTGCAGCATATGACACAATTAAAACTACTATCAAAGCTTGGGTTGATATGATGCGTACCGAAGAGGGCAAGAAAATTCAGGCAGTTATGGCTAACTTTGCAGCTGACGATGAAGCGATTATCAATGTTACCCAAGGTGTTAGACTTGTTGACGGAACAGAACTTACAGCAGCACAAACTACAGCATGGGTTGGAGGTGTTACTGCTGGTGCGGCTATTAATCAGTCTAATACTGGACGTAAATATATAGGTGCTATCGATGTGGTACCTAGAATGACTAAAACTGAAATGGAGGCTGCTGTTCAAAATGGAGAATTCATATTCAAAGTAGATACTGCTCAGAATGTAACAGTGATATACGACATTAACAGCCTAACCACTGTTACCGCAGAAAAAGGTAAGCAGTTTACAAAGAACAGAGTGATTAGAACATTAGATGGTATTAATAACGATATTGTAGAAATATTTGAATCGAATTATGTTGGCAAGGTCAATAACAACGCAGATGGTAGATCGCTTCTAAGAGCAACATTAATTGAGTATTTCAACGAATTGCAAAGACTAAACGCAATTCAGAATTTTACTGCTGAAGATGTAACCGTATCTCCTGGTAATGATTCTGATGCGGTAGTAATTGACTGTTATATCCAGCCAGTTGATTCCGTAGAAAAAATCTACATTACGGTAAATTTGTCATAG
- a CDS encoding polymorphic toxin type 50 domain-containing protein: MNKKDITYWEKRQERKYLAGEKKLDEYYKGLQKAFRQAKREIQSVINDFYMRYAKENKVSYAEAQKLLDKAEIGELQDFIDLVNKNMGKYNRKLNNMSIKARITRYQALEKQIDAILQQLYAIEYEYKGKELLKEVYEDSYYRTWFNIDQYHGFHQEFAQINPRTIEELIKYPWNGASFSDRIWKQKDHMLQVLKEDITTMLIQGKNPQTLARDFARRFKTKEYEAYRLLHTESSFIIEQGTLAAYKEDGVEKYQILATLDMRTSDICRSEDGKIYDVDEATVGVNYPPYHPFCRTTTVPYYEDAEVGTRVARDPVTGRSYEVPANMTYEQWKNRYIDQPDNIIRQEILSNPERLDNYSIQHYNKHKEGTKQYEQYKQSRLKKGQTEQSSLLISYDEAKEIIKKYAGTGVFSRDRKGKWRNEEFVDVDSIIGVVHNIDGTVTPTNRIQIKYGKNSVHIVPVLPRKERNK, encoded by the coding sequence GTGAATAAAAAGGACATAACCTACTGGGAAAAACGACAGGAACGGAAATATCTGGCCGGAGAGAAGAAGCTTGATGAATATTATAAAGGTTTGCAGAAAGCGTTTAGACAAGCAAAACGAGAAATCCAGAGTGTTATAAATGATTTCTACATGCGATATGCAAAAGAAAACAAAGTATCCTATGCTGAAGCCCAAAAACTACTTGATAAGGCAGAAATAGGCGAGCTGCAGGACTTTATAGACCTTGTTAATAAGAATATGGGCAAGTATAATCGAAAGCTTAACAATATGTCTATAAAAGCCAGAATTACCCGCTATCAAGCGCTAGAAAAGCAGATAGATGCTATACTACAGCAATTATATGCTATTGAGTATGAGTATAAAGGTAAAGAGCTACTGAAGGAAGTATATGAGGATTCTTATTATCGTACCTGGTTTAACATAGACCAGTACCACGGCTTTCATCAGGAGTTCGCACAGATTAATCCTAGAACTATAGAAGAGTTGATAAAATATCCTTGGAATGGAGCAAGTTTTTCTGATAGGATATGGAAGCAAAAAGACCATATGCTGCAGGTATTAAAAGAAGACATTACTACTATGTTAATACAAGGGAAAAATCCTCAAACATTAGCAAGAGATTTCGCAAGAAGGTTTAAAACAAAAGAATATGAAGCATATAGGCTGCTACATACAGAGAGCAGTTTTATTATCGAACAGGGAACTTTAGCAGCATATAAAGAAGATGGGGTGGAGAAGTATCAGATTCTGGCTACTCTGGACATGAGGACATCGGATATATGCAGAAGTGAGGATGGGAAAATATATGATGTGGATGAGGCGACAGTGGGAGTAAATTATCCTCCATATCATCCATTTTGTAGGACCACAACAGTGCCATATTATGAGGATGCTGAGGTAGGTACAAGGGTTGCGCGTGATCCGGTAACAGGTAGAAGTTATGAAGTTCCAGCGAATATGACATATGAGCAATGGAAAAATAGATATATAGATCAACCTGACAATATTATTCGCCAAGAGATACTGAGTAATCCTGAAAGACTTGATAATTATAGTATCCAACATTATAATAAGCATAAAGAAGGAACCAAACAATATGAGCAGTATAAGCAATCAAGACTTAAAAAAGGTCAAACTGAACAAAGCAGTTTACTAATTTCTTACGATGAAGCTAAAGAAATAATAAAAAAATATGCTGGTACTGGAGTATTTAGTAGAGACAGGAAAGGGAAATGGAGAAATGAGGAATTTGTGGATGTAGATTCTATAATTGGTGTTGTGCATAATATTGATGGGACAGTAACGCCTACTAATAGAATTCAAATAAAATATGGGAAGAACAGCGTGCACATTGTACCTGTATTACCAAGAAAGGAGAGAAATAAATGA
- a CDS encoding DUF2634 domain-containing protein, whose amino-acid sequence MIPNASINIELGSAESIETSRTYKLSGDKIQGYVDGLEALKQAIYKVLNTERYEYPIYSFNYGIELESLIGKDPIYVQIELKRRIRECLLRDDRITDVDNFKFEVNGDEIKCTFDVHSIFGNFTASREVIF is encoded by the coding sequence ATGATACCCAACGCTTCTATAAATATTGAATTAGGCTCTGCAGAAAGTATAGAAACAAGCCGGACATATAAACTATCCGGAGATAAAATCCAGGGCTATGTAGATGGGTTGGAGGCTCTCAAACAAGCTATATATAAGGTGCTCAACACAGAGCGATATGAGTACCCGATATATAGCTTTAATTATGGGATTGAACTTGAAAGTTTAATAGGCAAAGATCCCATATATGTTCAAATTGAGTTGAAACGCAGAATTCGAGAGTGCCTTCTAAGAGATGATAGGATTACCGATGTCGATAATTTCAAGTTTGAAGTAAACGGTGATGAAATAAAATGCACGTTTGATGTTCATAGCATATTCGGCAATTTCACAGCCTCCCGGGAGGTGATTTTTTAA
- a CDS encoding phage tail tube protein, whose protein sequence is MADNYVRLSDTISSKEGKAYITINGQNRELFEISSLTAQLELQVQSRQMLGHRMVQHKVVGAEGTGSMTMYFMNSDMLRLAIQYIKEGKYGGLKLQIKNEDAQSTIGKQEIVLLGVLLNTIPVAALDDQSDDPITVDTDFTFDDIEGLSFFDLPANYR, encoded by the coding sequence ATGGCAGATAATTATGTAAGATTATCAGATACGATATCCTCTAAAGAAGGAAAAGCTTATATCACAATTAATGGACAGAACAGGGAATTGTTTGAAATATCGAGCCTGACTGCTCAACTTGAGCTTCAAGTACAGTCCCGCCAGATGCTCGGTCATCGTATGGTCCAGCATAAAGTAGTTGGGGCCGAGGGTACCGGATCAATGACAATGTATTTCATGAACTCTGATATGTTGAGATTGGCGATACAATACATCAAAGAGGGTAAATATGGAGGACTGAAGCTCCAGATTAAAAACGAAGATGCACAAAGCACAATTGGAAAACAAGAAATTGTGCTGCTTGGTGTATTGCTTAACACTATACCTGTTGCTGCATTAGATGATCAATCAGATGATCCGATTACTGTTGACACGGATTTTACATTTGATGACATTGAGGGTTTGAGTTTCTTTGACTTGCCGGCAAATTATAGATAA
- a CDS encoding XkdQ/YqbQ family protein, which produces MNMEFAVETDGKIYEISELVTSVSYTDKLNDGCSKLEFSYIDDDLKIHNGSVVRFRYDNENVFYGYVFKHGQNKAKEISVTAYDQLRYCKAKDTIVVKNDTVDSLVKKMCNYFNLKAGILTNTGYKLPVSVQDDKTWLDIIYTAISDTLMNTGRWYCLRDEFGNIAVRDLQELQLDLILGDESLAYDYEYEKSIDDEFYNQIKIVSDNEKTGKRDVYITKDSSSIQKYGLLQYFEVLDKNYNPSQAKAKADALLRLYNREVETLELECLGDVRVRAGSSFYGRIEDIQLNKRLIVKSVAHEFIPVHTMKLEVMI; this is translated from the coding sequence ATGAATATGGAATTTGCGGTTGAAACAGATGGGAAGATATATGAAATCAGCGAGCTTGTTACTTCCGTATCTTATACAGATAAACTTAACGATGGATGTAGCAAGCTCGAATTCTCATATATTGATGACGATTTAAAAATACATAACGGCAGCGTAGTGCGGTTTAGATATGATAATGAAAACGTGTTTTATGGGTATGTTTTTAAGCATGGTCAGAATAAAGCCAAAGAGATCAGCGTAACCGCATATGACCAACTCCGCTATTGCAAGGCCAAGGATACGATTGTGGTCAAAAATGACACTGTAGATAGCCTCGTAAAGAAAATGTGTAACTATTTTAACCTGAAAGCTGGTATACTCACCAATACTGGCTACAAACTGCCTGTAAGCGTTCAGGACGACAAGACCTGGCTGGATATAATTTATACCGCCATAAGCGACACACTGATGAATACAGGCAGATGGTACTGCCTGCGCGATGAGTTCGGCAACATAGCAGTCAGAGATCTCCAGGAGCTGCAGCTCGATCTTATTCTTGGCGATGAGAGCCTGGCTTATGATTATGAATACGAGAAATCCATTGATGATGAGTTCTACAATCAAATTAAAATTGTAAGCGACAATGAAAAAACAGGCAAAAGAGATGTATATATAACCAAGGATAGCAGCTCAATACAAAAATATGGGCTGCTACAATATTTTGAGGTACTTGATAAAAACTACAATCCTTCACAGGCCAAGGCAAAAGCTGATGCACTCCTGCGGCTATATAATAGGGAAGTTGAAACTTTGGAGTTAGAGTGCCTTGGTGACGTGAGAGTAAGAGCGGGGAGCAGTTTTTACGGGCGGATTGAAGATATACAGTTGAATAAACGGCTAATCGTAAAGTCAGTTGCTCATGAGTTTATCCCTGTGCACACAATGAAGTTGGAAGTGATGATATGA
- a CDS encoding IS110-like element ISCth8 family transposase: MNFRPIAGIDVGKFFSEMAILSPSNEVIARMKIRHDSSTDVERAVELLKKTEKDFDSRPFVVMESTGHYHKILFHSLYKAGFEVSVINPIQTDSIKNIGIRKVKNDKVDARKIALLYRFQELKTTNIPDEDIECLRSLCRQYYKLSDELTAYKNRLMGIVDQLMLNFKDVFPNIFSKAALAVLEKYPAPAHILKANRNKLIALIQKNSRRSLKWATAKYELLNSKAKEFAPLSISNSSNVAMLGVYISMIKTLEENLEKVFKAIRSLIIEDMAKDMPMLALTLELLQSIPGIGLISAVTILAEIGDFSAFSKPGKLVAYFGIDPSVMQSGEFTGTQNKMSKRGSRLLRRVLFTIALANIRTKRDKTACNPVLMEYYKNKCQSKPKKVALGAVMRKLVNYIFAVLRDRKPYELRSPQEHAQMLAAKHTAA, encoded by the coding sequence ATGAATTTTAGACCCATCGCCGGAATCGATGTCGGCAAGTTCTTCAGTGAGATGGCAATTCTTTCTCCATCCAATGAAGTAATTGCCCGCATGAAGATCCGCCATGATTCCAGTACTGACGTTGAAAGAGCCGTTGAATTACTGAAAAAAACGGAAAAGGACTTTGATTCTAGGCCTTTCGTCGTCATGGAATCCACTGGGCACTATCACAAAATCCTTTTCCATTCACTTTATAAAGCTGGATTTGAGGTTTCTGTCATAAACCCCATCCAAACTGATTCTATCAAAAATATTGGAATAAGGAAAGTGAAAAATGATAAAGTGGATGCCCGGAAAATTGCTCTGCTATACAGATTTCAGGAGCTTAAAACTACCAATATCCCCGACGAGGATATTGAATGTCTGCGAAGCCTTTGCCGCCAGTACTACAAGCTCTCTGACGAACTTACTGCTTACAAAAACAGGCTTATGGGTATTGTTGACCAACTCATGCTAAACTTCAAGGATGTATTCCCTAATATCTTTTCAAAGGCTGCTCTTGCAGTATTGGAGAAATATCCTGCACCTGCGCATATTCTTAAAGCGAACAGAAACAAGTTGATTGCACTGATACAGAAGAATTCCCGCAGAAGCCTTAAATGGGCAACTGCAAAGTATGAGCTTTTGAATTCCAAGGCCAAAGAATTTGCACCTTTAAGCATTAGTAACTCTTCAAATGTTGCCATGCTTGGTGTGTATATCTCTATGATTAAAACCTTGGAAGAAAACCTTGAGAAAGTCTTCAAAGCCATTCGTTCATTGATTATTGAAGATATGGCAAAGGACATGCCCATGCTGGCACTGACTCTCGAGCTTCTACAAAGCATTCCAGGTATAGGACTTATCTCTGCTGTTACCATTCTGGCTGAAATTGGCGACTTTTCAGCCTTTTCAAAGCCAGGCAAGCTAGTTGCTTATTTCGGTATTGACCCCTCTGTAATGCAGTCCGGAGAGTTTACCGGCACACAAAACAAGATGTCAAAAAGGGGGTCAAGACTGCTTCGCAGAGTACTTTTCACAATTGCTCTTGCTAATATCCGCACCAAGCGGGACAAAACAGCTTGCAACCCTGTACTGATGGAATATTACAAAAACAAATGCCAGAGCAAGCCCAAGAAAGTAGCTTTGGGGGCTGTTATGCGTAAGCTTGTTAATTATATTTTTGCTGTTCTTAGGGATAGAAAGCCTTACGAATTACGTTCTCCCCAAGAGCACGCGCAAATGCTTGCAGCGAAGCACACAGCAGCTTAG
- a CDS encoding HK97 gp10 family phage protein produces the protein MSNYRTNKAAIDKFRRELKAMLGDISEIDKRVLDKAVSIGLADAKRNTPVDTGFMRRSWHVMPTKKTSQGVEKELINSADYSSFVNYGHRVVNKKGETVGWVKGQFILEKAVNTVEKALAKEFEKEVERVNRKHDK, from the coding sequence ATGAGCAACTATCGCACAAATAAGGCCGCAATAGATAAATTCCGGAGAGAATTGAAAGCCATGCTGGGTGACATTTCTGAAATTGACAAGAGGGTTTTGGATAAAGCTGTGAGTATAGGCCTTGCTGATGCCAAAAGAAATACGCCGGTGGATACCGGTTTCATGCGGCGAAGTTGGCATGTAATGCCTACGAAGAAAACTTCGCAAGGTGTTGAAAAGGAGTTGATTAATTCTGCAGATTATAGTTCCTTTGTGAACTACGGTCATAGGGTGGTCAACAAGAAAGGTGAAACAGTTGGCTGGGTAAAAGGCCAGTTTATATTGGAGAAAGCAGTAAACACAGTAGAAAAGGCTTTAGCAAAAGAATTTGAAAAAGAAGTGGAGAGGGTGAACAGGAAACATGATAAGTGA
- a CDS encoding tape measure protein has protein sequence MATLKAVMALLTGGYTSGINKVIKNTDKATDKILKASGATDEFNKKLEVTGASANTASGGLGKLLKTFISLAAIKKGIDITDEYSNIAARLALINDGLQTQEELQNKIFAAANRSRGVYSDMASAVAKMGLLAKDAFTSNDELIAFTELVQKSFKISGADPSEQAGAMRQLAQAMASGRLQGDELVSIMENAPMIYEAIAKYMGKTKGELKKLSSEGAITADIIKNAVFAAAKNINTKFAEMPMTFGDIWNRIKNGALKAFDKVIVKVNQLINADKFQRFVDRMITGFSLAASAASWLIDAIIRGWDTIGPILAVIAGIWLVSIIGKLWAMIPPLIAQAAAWLSVYWPILLVIAIIGIAISAARQLGATWDEIIGFIGGLIGVFATTFYNYFVMIWNHIAAFVNFFGNVFKNPVAAVQALFFDLASNLLGYIEKVARGIEDLLNKIPGVNVNIAGAITKLRDKLKAASTQIKTEADLKTYVQSKEFMDFSEGWTKGSTMGKNLVDKVSNALSGLTDIGKSFDMGQFGTSQNPLYVTSNDKLKVDMSDEDLKYLRDIAEREYIAKFSTATLAPNISISFGDVHETADANKIAGRIRKILQEEIAMAAEGAYA, from the coding sequence ATGGCAACTTTAAAAGCAGTTATGGCTTTATTGACTGGAGGTTATACATCAGGAATCAATAAAGTCATTAAAAATACAGATAAAGCAACAGATAAAATTTTAAAAGCTAGCGGTGCCACAGATGAATTTAATAAAAAATTAGAAGTCACTGGCGCAAGTGCTAATACTGCAAGTGGTGGATTGGGGAAATTACTTAAAACTTTTATAAGTTTAGCAGCGATAAAAAAAGGAATAGATATTACAGACGAATATAGTAATATAGCTGCTAGACTCGCACTTATTAATGACGGCTTGCAAACACAAGAAGAATTGCAAAATAAAATCTTTGCAGCTGCTAATCGGTCTCGCGGTGTATACTCAGATATGGCCAGTGCAGTGGCCAAAATGGGGCTGCTAGCCAAGGACGCTTTTACCTCCAATGATGAACTAATTGCCTTTACAGAGCTTGTACAAAAATCATTTAAAATTAGCGGAGCTGACCCATCTGAACAGGCAGGAGCAATGAGACAATTAGCTCAAGCGATGGCTTCTGGTAGGCTTCAAGGTGATGAATTAGTATCAATAATGGAAAATGCTCCAATGATATATGAGGCAATAGCAAAATATATGGGAAAGACAAAAGGAGAACTTAAAAAATTATCTTCTGAAGGAGCTATAACGGCCGACATAATCAAAAATGCCGTATTTGCCGCAGCGAAAAACATCAACACCAAGTTTGCAGAGATGCCAATGACTTTCGGAGACATATGGAACAGGATTAAGAATGGTGCACTTAAGGCCTTTGATAAAGTTATTGTAAAGGTAAATCAGCTTATTAATGCTGACAAGTTCCAGCGATTTGTAGACAGAATGATTACTGGTTTTAGTCTTGCAGCATCTGCGGCAAGCTGGTTAATCGATGCTATAATTAGAGGTTGGGATACGATAGGGCCAATACTTGCAGTTATTGCTGGCATATGGCTTGTTTCTATAATTGGAAAACTGTGGGCAATGATACCACCACTGATTGCGCAAGCAGCAGCATGGTTAAGTGTATATTGGCCTATACTACTGGTAATTGCTATTATAGGAATAGCAATATCTGCAGCAAGACAGCTGGGAGCAACATGGGATGAGATTATAGGATTTATTGGAGGGCTAATCGGTGTTTTTGCCACAACTTTCTATAACTATTTCGTCATGATCTGGAATCACATAGCCGCTTTCGTGAATTTCTTCGGCAACGTATTCAAAAACCCAGTAGCTGCTGTACAAGCGCTGTTTTTTGATCTAGCATCTAACTTGCTTGGGTATATCGAAAAAGTGGCCCGGGGAATTGAAGATTTGCTGAACAAGATCCCGGGCGTGAACGTAAATATCGCCGGAGCCATCACAAAACTGAGAGACAAACTAAAAGCGGCATCAACGCAGATAAAAACCGAAGCCGACCTGAAAACCTATGTTCAATCCAAAGAATTCATGGATTTCTCTGAAGGTTGGACGAAAGGCAGCACCATGGGGAAAAATCTTGTAGACAAGGTAAGCAACGCATTGTCAGGGCTGACTGATATAGGCAAAAGTTTTGACATGGGGCAATTCGGTACAAGTCAAAACCCGCTATATGTCACATCTAACGATAAGCTTAAGGTGGACATGTCGGATGAAGACTTGAAGTATTTGCGAGATATCGCAGAAAGAGAATACATTGCCAAATTCAGCACCGCAACGCTTGCACCTAACATCAGTATATCCTTTGGAGATGTACACGAAACAGCGGATGCCAATAAGATAGCGGGAAGAATTAGAAAAATACTCCAGGAAGAAATCGCTATGGCGGCAGAGGGGGCATATGCATGA
- a CDS encoding LysM peptidoglycan-binding domain-containing protein — MSYAVFFDKDGVTYRLPVNPEQIEVISNQAIEKYEILKLGQIAVPTHMELTEYSFECELPFKPLHYIETAGDFKNADFYLNLFKAWREKKEPVRFIASNGIGDDINSLVLIEELTITEKAGEEGDKYVSFRLVEYRPYGKKTVVIPTPTQTIVKKDEPVPAVSLKANDYHVVQPGDTLWGIAKKYYGNGNQYQKIYEANKNQIKNPNLIYPGQKLVIPR; from the coding sequence ATGAGTTATGCAGTGTTTTTCGATAAAGATGGTGTGACATACCGTCTGCCTGTTAATCCGGAACAAATCGAAGTTATATCAAATCAAGCAATTGAAAAATATGAAATATTAAAACTTGGACAAATTGCTGTGCCAACACATATGGAATTAACCGAATATAGTTTTGAGTGCGAACTCCCATTCAAACCTTTACATTATATAGAAACAGCTGGCGATTTCAAGAATGCGGATTTCTACCTTAACCTTTTTAAAGCATGGAGAGAAAAGAAAGAGCCGGTACGCTTCATTGCTTCAAACGGTATCGGCGATGATATCAACTCGTTAGTACTTATTGAAGAATTAACTATCACTGAAAAAGCAGGAGAAGAAGGAGATAAATATGTATCTTTTCGTTTAGTAGAATATCGGCCATACGGAAAGAAAACTGTTGTGATCCCGACACCAACCCAAACAATAGTCAAAAAAGATGAACCGGTTCCAGCGGTGTCGCTAAAAGCGAATGATTACCATGTAGTACAACCTGGAGATACCCTTTGGGGCATCGCAAAAAAGTACTATGGAAACGGTAATCAATATCAGAAAATTTACGAGGCAAATAAAAATCAAATCAAAAATCCTAATCTCATATATCCCGGGCAGAAGTTGGTGATACCGAGATGA